GGTGTCTTCGCAGAGCAGGCCCGGGCTCAGGCTGAACAGCGTCCGCCAGTCCGACCCCTCACGATGCGGCAGCGCGAACTCGCTCGTGACGGGGATGCTCAGCCGGGTCATATCGACATCCCCAAGGGCGAACTCGATGTCGCGCGCCTCACCGTCGGCGGACGCGACCACATCCATGACGCCGAGGTCTTCCTTGGCGCGCGAGAGGATGGCGTCGGTGGTCAGCTTGACGCCGGCAAGGTGAACATCGCCGCTCAGCATCGCGCCGTAAAGGCGTCGGTCCGCGCGCGTCTCGCCCGACACCGCAAGTCCGGCCTCGGTCATCTGCAGGTCGTACCAACCCCGCCCGATCCCGGCGAAGGCGCCGGCTCTCAGGTTCTCTGCGAGGCGCACTCCCACATAGCCGTTCGCCTGCAGCGAGTGGTCGGAGATTTCACTGTCGATGAAGCCGGGAAGTTCATCGCTCGCGAAGCTGCCCAGAAGACCCACGCCAACCGTGACGTTCGGCTTGAGAGCGCGTTCGACGCGAACCGAACCCAACCCTCGGCGGCTCCAGCCGCCATCTGTGTGGCTCACCGAAACGGCGGCGTTGGTGAACAGACGGTACGTTTGGTCGCAGCGCGTCCGGTTCCAGTCGAGCCACGTCTCCTGGTGGGTCTGATCGGCACGCATCCCGCGACCGAGCGTGCCGGCCTCGGGTGTGCTGTGACATTCCGAGCCTTGCCGCACCAGACCTTCGTTGAACGCCAGCATGTCGCCAAGACTGCGGAAGGCGTAGCTGCGGATTTCGCCGCGCAACTGCCCGCTGAAGGCGGCGAACCGCGCGCTGACTTCGTCAACGTCGGTGACGCGCACGGCGACCGTCTGCTGGCTGGCGTTGCCGAGCGCATCGGTCGCCCGAACAACCAGGCGATAGGTGTTGTCGCGATCGAGATCGCCCGGGTTCTCGTAATCGGGCGCGGCGATGAAGCTGAGCGCGCCTGTGGTCGGATCCATGGCGAACAGCGCGGCGTCCGCCTCGCCGTCTAACGACCAACGGGCGGGCTCGTTGGAAAGGAAGCGCCCGAGCGACTGAGTGCCTTCCCGGATCGATATCTCCGATGTCGCGGCGCCCAGGGCTCCGTCGGGTCCCGTGATCACCGGTCCGGTGATGTCCACGGCCTGGACGCGAACGATGACCCCGCGCCGAGCGACGCCGCTTGATGCGCCTGTAGCCAGGATGACCAGGGTGTAGTCATTGTCGCCGTCGGCGTCCGCCGGAGCGTCGAAGTCGGGCGCAGCGATGAACTTCAACTCGCCTGTGCCCGGGTCGATGGTGAAGCGCGCAGCGTCCGCGCCTCCGGCGATGGACCACCGCACCGATGCGTCGGCGCCCAGAAGGACGACCCGGAGCGATCCGTCTTCCACGCTGAGCACCGCGCCTTCCAAGAGCGGTCCCTCGGACGTGGTGATTTCCGGCGGGTTGTCGTTCAGGTCCGCGACCGTGACGGTGACAGCCTGGCTCGTGCTCAGGCCGGCATCGTCCGTTGCTGTGACGGTGATCAGGTAGACGTTGTCTGCGTCGGCGTCCTGCGGAGCTTCGAAGTCGGGGACAGCGACGAACGCTAAGGCGCCGGTCGAAGCGTCGATCAGGAACCTGGCGGCGTCCGGACCGCCGCTGATCGACCAGGTCACGCGCCGGTTGGCGTTGAAGGCAGCAACCGTGGTCGCGGTCTCATCGACCCGGATTGCGGTGTTTGACGGAGCAGCTGCGCCGTCGGGAGCGGTGATGACCGGAGGGGTGTCGATCACGTCCAAAACCGTGACGTTCAGGGTCAGGGCGGCGACGCCTCCGGCGTCGGTCGCGCTGGCGACGACGACGTAGACGTTGTCGACGTCGTCGTCGGCAGGCGCCTCGAAGTCCGGTGCGGATACAAACGTCAGCCCGCCCGTGGCGGCTTCGATGGCGAAACGTCCGGCGTCGGGGCCGCCGGAGATCGACCATGTGACCGCCCGGCTGGCGCCGAGAGTCGTCACCGGCGTTACGCCCTCTTTGATCGAGAGGGACGCGACTGAGGCCCCCGGAGCCGCTCCGGGCGCCGTGATGACGGGCAGTCCTTCCAGCACGTCCTGAACGGTGACGGTGACGATCTGAGCCGACGTCTGGCCACCGGCTCCAGTCGCTGTGGCGTTCAGCAGATAGTCGTTGTCAGCGTCAGCGTCCGTCGGCCCTTCGAAGTCCGGCGGCGCCATGAAGCTGATCACACCCGTCGCCGGATCGATCGCGAACGCACTGGCGTCGACGCCCCCGGTGATCGACCAGGTCACAGCCGTATCCGCGCTTAGCGTGGTCACCGCCGTCTGGTTCTCATCAACGGACGTCGCCGCGTTGGCCGCGCCTGCGCCGCCGCTGGGGCCGCTTATGACCGGTGCGGTGTCTATGATGTTCAGGACTGTGACGGTGAGCGCTTGCGTGGCCGCCGTCCCATTGGCGTCGGTCGCGGTCACACGCACGAGGTAGGCATTGTCGCCGTCAGCATCGGCTGGTGCTTCAAAGTCTGGCGTCGAGACAAAACTCAGCACGCCGGTCGCCCCGTCAATCGTGAACTTGCCGGCGTCAGCGCCACCGGAGATCGACCAGGTCACCGGTCGATTGGCGTTGAAGGTCGCTGCCGCTGTCTGGTTCTCATCAACGGACACCACCGACGCCGACGCGCCGGCGCTCCCCCCTGGGCCGGTGATGATGGGCGAGCCCTCCAGCACGTCCAGCACCGTGACGGTCGCGGTTTGAGCAGCCGTCGCCCCGTTGGTGTCGGTCGCGGAGACGGTCACGACATAGGCGTTGTCGGAGTTTGCATCTGCCGGCGCTTCGTAGTCGGGCGCCGAGACAAAGGTCAGCGCGCCGGTGGCGTCGATGGTGAACTTGCCGGCGTCGGCGCCGCCGGAGATCGACCAGGTCACCGGTCGATTGGCGCTGAAGGTCGTGGTGGCCGACTGGTTCTCGTTCACGGACACCACCGACGCCGACGCGCCGGCGCTCCCCCCTGGGCCGGTGATGATGGGCGAGCCCTCCAGCACGTCCAGCACCGTGACGGTGGCGGTTTGAGCAGCCGTCGCCCCGTTGGTGTCGGTCGCGGAGACGATCACGACATAGGCGTTGTCGGAGTTTGCATCTGCCGGCGCTTCGTAGTCGGGCGCCGAGACAAAGGTCAGCGCGCCGGTGGCGTCGATGGTGAACTTGCCGGCGTCGGCGCCGCCGGAGATCGACCAGGTCACCGGTCGATTGGCGCTGAAGGTCGTGGTGGCCGACTGGTTCTCGTTCACGGACACCGCCGAAGTCGCCGCTCCCGTGCTCCCGCCAGGACCGGTGATAATGGGCGAGCCCTCCAGCACGTCCAGCACTGTGATGGTCACGGTCTGGGTGGACGTCAAACCCCCGACCCCAGTGCCGGTGACGGCGAGCCGGTAGATGTTGTCGCCGTCAGCATCAGCGGGCGCCTCATAGTCGGCTGCCGCGATAAAGGTGATGGAGCCTGTCGCGGCGTCGATCGCAAATCGCGCCGCGTCGACGCCGCCGGTGATCGACCAGGCGACGGCTTGATCCGCTGTCAGCGTGGCGACCGTCGCCTGGTTCTCGTTGACCGATGTGGCCGAGCTCGTCGCGCCCGCGCCGCCGCTGGGGCCGGTGAGAACGGGTGCGGTGTCGAGAAGATCGAGAATCGTGACGGTCAGGGTCTGAGCCGCCGTCGCCCCGTTCGCGCCCGTTGCGGAGACGATCACGACGTAGGCATTATCAGCGTCTGCATCAGTTGGCGCTTCATAGTCTGGAGCCGAGACAAAGGTCAGAGCGCCGGTCGCGCCGTTGACCGTGAACTTGCCCGCATCAGCGCCTCCGGTGATGGACCAGGTGACCGGTCGATCGACGCTGAGGGTCGCCGCCGCCGTCTGGTTCTCGTTGACCGACACGGCCGACGTCGACGCTCCGGCGCCCCCGCCTGGACCGGTGATGACGGGAGAGCCGTCCAGAACGTCCACCACCGAGACGGTCAGCGTCTGGCTCCCGGTCCGTCCGCCTGCTCCTGTTGCGGTGACGACGAGCAGATAGCTGTTGTTTGCGCCCGTGTCCGTTGGGGCCTCGTAATCAGGGGCGGACACAAAGGTGATGGCTCCCGTCGCGGGGTCGATGGCGAACCGGCTATCATCGTCGCCGCCGGCGATCGACCAGGTGACCGTCTGATCCGCGCCCAGCGTGGCGACCGCCGTCTGGTTTTCGTTGACCGACGTCGCTGAGCTCGCGGCGCCCGCGCCGCCGCTGGGGCCGGTGATGACAGGTGCGGTGTCGAGGAGATCGCGAACCGTGACGGTCAGCGTCTGGCTTGTGGTCAATCCGCCGGTTCCGGTCGCGGTGACGGCCAGCACATAGGCGTTGTCCACATTCGCGTCTGTCGGCGCTTCGTAGTCAGGCGCCGCAACAAAGGTGATGACGCCGGTTGCGGCATCGATGGCGAAGCGGCTCGCGTCCGCTCCTCCGGTGATCGACCAGGTGACCGTCTGATCCGCGCTCAGCGCGGCGACCGCCGTCTGGTTTTCGTCGACCAAGGTCGCCGCGGCAGCTGCCCCCGCACCGCCGCTGGGGCCGGTGATGATGGGCGCGGTGTCGAGCAGATCGCGAACCGTGACGGTCACCGTCTGGGTCGCGGTCAGCCCGCCGGCGCCGGTCGCGGTGACGGCCAGCACGTAGGCGTTGTCCACATTCGCATCTGTGGGAGCTTCGTAGTCGGGTGCGGCGACAAAGGTGACGACGCCGGTTGCGGGATCGATCGCGAAGCGGCTCGCGTCCGCCCCTCCGGTGATCGACCAGGTGACCGTCTGATCCGCGTTCAGCGTGGCGACCGCCGTCTGGTTTTCGTCCACCGAGGTCGCCGCGGCAGCTGCCCCTGCGTCGCCGCTGGGGCCGGTGATGACGGGTGCGGCGTCCATGACGTCGAGGACTGTGACGGCTACCGTCTGACTTGCGGTGAGCCCGCCCGCATCGGTCGCTGTAACCACCAGAGCATAGATGTTGTCGGTGTTGGCGTCGGAGGGGTCTTCAAAGTCTGGCGCTGCGACAAAGGTCAGCGCACCGCCCGTGCTGTTGATTGCGAATTTGGCGGCGTCAGCGCCGCCGGTGATCGACCAGGTCACGGATCGGTTGGCGCCAAAGGCCGCCGCCGTTGTCTGGTTCTCGTTGACCGACACCGAGGACGACGCCGCGCCGGCGCCGGCGCTGGGCCCTGTGATGATCGGCGCAGCGGCCGTGACGTTGAAGGTGAGATCGATAGCGCTCGACCAGTTGCCCGCTGCGTCGCCGGCCTGAACCGCATAGGTGAAGCTGTTTGGCGCTGTGTCGTAATCGTTCTGAGGAACGCCAGCCGACGCGCCCGCCGGGGTCAGCCGTACCTGGCCGGCGGAGTTGATGGCGTAGTAGCCGTCGCTGCTGGTCTGGGTTCCGGTGGGGGCGAACCGATAGGCGGTGACCCCGATGGCGTCGGAGGCGGCTACTGTCCCGATCGCCGCGTTGGCGGGTCGATCTTCGACATAGGAAAAGGTCTGGCCGGCAGCCACGACCGGAGCCGTGGTGTCGGCCACCACATTGTTGAAGTTGTAGCCGATGCTGAAATCGAGGCCGAAGTAGGCGGCGCCGCTCGCGCCCGTGTCGCCGAGCGAAACGGTGACGCTGGAGGCGCTGGTATAGAAGACCCGGGCGCGTATCCTATTGAAGTCGTCGCTACCCTCAACGAAGTTCTGGTTGCTGCCGATGGTGGTGATAAAGCGGGTGCCTCCACCTACGCTCTGTCGGACGACTTGGGTGCCCGTGGCCAGCGAGAAGCTGGCGAACCCATTGAAGTCGGTATACTGGCGTCCGCCAGCGCTGCCGCCCGACCCGTCCAGATCGTAGGTGTTGGTGTAGAAGTTCTGCAGCTCGACGGGTTGTCCGTTCGAAAGGAAGTCGATGCGGAAGGTCGCGCTGCCGCCAGCGGCGGAGAGCTGCAGATTGGGCTGGAGAAACGAGGACTGGGCGTAGGGCTGGCTTGTTGAGTCAAAGGTCGTCAGCGTCGCTCGGTCGAGGTTCGTCAGCGTGACGCGGGCGTCGATCTGGACGCCGCCGATGTTGATGACGTTGGCGTAGTCCCGGGACGAGCCCACGCCGGTGCCCGTGCCGGTCCCGCTGCCGGCAAAGCTCAGAGGGGCGCCTGCAACGTCGAAAGCGGTCTGCGCCGCGACCGGTTCAGAAAGGCCTGCGGCGAGCACCACCAACGAGGCGGAGCACAGCCAGCCCCGGATGTTCGAACGCATAGGTCAGCCCCCGACGCGGACACGTCAGAGGCGATAGTGCAGCCCTGATGGTTAATCTGCCGCCAACCTCGATAACGCGCCCGGGGGGACGTCAAGCGCCAAGGGCCTTTGTTCGCACCACGGCGCGGATTGAGGCCGCGACCTCAGTGTCCGATCCCCATGTCAGCGCCTACGATGGCGCTGACAGCAAGGCTCGCGACCAGATAGGCCATGGCGTTGAAGCGCCAAGTCAGTCCCAGCCTCTGCGAGGCCCAGATCGTGCAGGCGATCAGAGCGAGAGAGACGAGGATGGGCAGGGTCCAAAAGCCAATCCCCAGCCACGTGCTGACGCGCGCCTCGTCGTTCGGCAGGATGAAGCTGAGGCCCTGAGCGACGACCCGCATGAAGGCGGCGGCGAATAAAAGGGCGAAAGCGGTCAAGCCATGGCGGGTTCGAACAAAGGTCAGGGCGATCAAGGCTTGCAGGACCGTGATCGCTGGCTCGGCAGTGGAGATTAACGCATGGTCTTGCGGCGACGTTGGTGAGGATGGAACGGAACCGTTGAGCATCTGTCGCGCGGCCGCCTCTTCGCACCCACAGTGGCGGTTGCGCTTAGGCAGGTCGGCCTGTCCTTGGGCGCCGGCGGTGTCTTCAGCGTCTTCGTCGCCACCAACCTGCTGCGCCTGCTTGAGCACACGCGCGGCGGTCATCTTCACTTCGATGTTGCGGGCATAACGCTCGGCATGATCGGAGGTGCGCTGTTTCTCTTCGGGCGGGTATAGAGCAGGCCGGCGCCATGTAGGCCGCACAGGGCGATATGATCTGATGCCGGTTCGCGTCACCCTCGACGGATTGATCGTCGCCAAGGGCCTCAAAGCGCGCGACCTGGCACTACAGGTCGGGCTCAGCGAAACCCAGCTGTTGCTGTTCCGCTCCGGCAAGGTGAAGGGCATCCGCTTCCGCACCCTTGCGCGCCTTTGCGCCGCCCTCGACCGCAAGCGGGGCGAACTGCTCGACTACCTGTACGACGCGTCCGACCTGGCGGATGGCGGAGATGAGGACCTGTAGGTGCATCCGCACCAACCTCGAACACCCTGCGACCATCTCGGAAGATGAAGTTGAAACGTCCGGATATCGCGCGGGCCTTGATGTGCGCGACTGGGGCATGGCGGGCCTGCAGCGGCGATCAGCGAACAGGCGTTTCGGTGATCAACGCCGCCGAATCTTCTTCGACATACGGCGCGAGGGTGGCGCTAATCCCGACAGCTCTTCTTGAAGGTGTCAACTTATAGCCGCGCCGTCCTCGTCGGGAACGGGCAGCGCGTCACCTTTCTGGAACCCCATCCAAGCGCTTCTGCGCCGACCGTTCCAGCATCTCTCCGGTGCCTTGGGCTTCGCGCCAGGTCACCGAGCCGGCCGTGGAAATCAAAGATTCCCTCACCAGACCGGTCCGTGGATCGCCGTCGGTTTATCCGGCGGCGACCCCATGCGACTCATCAAGAGCCTCGCCTTATTCAGCTTCGGGCGCGCGTCCGTCTATCTCGTAAGCTATGAACTTAGGCGTGGGGCCGGTGTGCCGCGACATCTTAGACCGCGCTGACAGGCAGGTTACGCAGGGCCGGACGCTGGTGATAGGGCTAAGCATTGCTGAACCACGCGGTTGAGAGCGCGTTGGCCTTCCCTAGCTGTTTTCCAGAAGGAGACGAGGCGTCTCCATGTCCATCAGTCTGCTGCTGATTGTTGTTCTTGGTCTTCCGTTCTGCGGCGCCGTCGCTGCGGCGTGTCTGCCGCGTCATGCGCGAACGGCGGCGGCGATCCTGTCCTGGGTCGTGGCCCTGCTCAGCCTCGCTTGTCTGACGGCGCTTTGGCCGCTGTTCCAGGATGGAGAGACGCTCAGGCACGAGGTCGCCTGGCTGCCGTCGCTGGGCGTCAACATCGTGCTGCGGTTGGACGGTTTGTCCTGGTTGTTCAGCGCCCTAATCCTGGGCATCGGCGCCTTGGTGGTGCTGTACGCGCGCTACTACATGTCGCCCAAGGACCCAGTGCCGCGCTTTTTCTCCTTCCTGCTCGCCTTCATGGGGGCGATGCAGGGGGTTGTGCTGTCGGGCAACCTGATCCAGCTGGTGGTGTTCTGGGAGCTGACCAGCCTCTTTTCCTTTCTGCTGATCGGCTACTGGCACCAGAACCCCGCGGCGCGGGAAGGCGCGCGCATGGCGCTGACGATGACGGCCGCGGGCGGGTTGGCGCTGCTGGTCGGCATGATCATCATCGGCCGGATTGTCGGCAGCTACGACCTGGATGTCGTGCTGGCCTCGCGCGAGGCGATCCAGGCCAGTCCGCTGTACCTGCCGGCTCTGCTGCTGCTGCTGCTGGGCGCCATGACCAAGAGCGCGCAGTTCCCGTTTCACTTCTGGCTGCCCCGCGCCATGGCCGCTCCGACGCCGGTCAGCGCCTATCTGCATTCC
The genomic region above belongs to Brevundimonas sp. PAMC22021 and contains:
- a CDS encoding cadherin repeat domain-containing protein; protein product: MRSNIRGWLCSASLVVLAAGLSEPVAAQTAFDVAGAPLSFAGSGTGTGTGVGSSRDYANVINIGGVQIDARVTLTNLDRATLTTFDSTSQPYAQSSFLQPNLQLSAAGGSATFRIDFLSNGQPVELQNFYTNTYDLDGSGGSAGGRQYTDFNGFASFSLATGTQVVRQSVGGGTRFITTIGSNQNFVEGSDDFNRIRARVFYTSASSVTVSLGDTGASGAAYFGLDFSIGYNFNNVVADTTAPVVAAGQTFSYVEDRPANAAIGTVAASDAIGVTAYRFAPTGTQTSSDGYYAINSAGQVRLTPAGASAGVPQNDYDTAPNSFTYAVQAGDAAGNWSSAIDLTFNVTAAAPIITGPSAGAGAASSSVSVNENQTTAAAFGANRSVTWSITGGADAAKFAINSTGGALTFVAAPDFEDPSDANTDNIYALVVTATDAGGLTASQTVAVTVLDVMDAAPVITGPSGDAGAAAAATSVDENQTAVATLNADQTVTWSITGGADASRFAIDPATGVVTFVAAPDYEAPTDANVDNAYVLAVTATGAGGLTATQTVTVTVRDLLDTAPIITGPSGGAGAAAAATLVDENQTAVAALSADQTVTWSITGGADASRFAIDAATGVITFVAAPDYEAPTDANVDNAYVLAVTATGTGGLTTSQTLTVTVRDLLDTAPVITGPSGGAGAASSATSVNENQTAVATLGADQTVTWSIAGGDDDSRFAIDPATGAITFVSAPDYEAPTDTGANNSYLLVVTATGAGGRTGSQTLTVSVVDVLDGSPVITGPGGGAGASTSAVSVNENQTAAATLSVDRPVTWSITGGADAGKFTVNGATGALTFVSAPDYEAPTDADADNAYVVIVSATGANGATAAQTLTVTILDLLDTAPVLTGPSGGAGATSSATSVNENQATVATLTADQAVAWSITGGVDAARFAIDAATGSITFIAAADYEAPADADGDNIYRLAVTGTGVGGLTSTQTVTITVLDVLEGSPIITGPGGSTGAATSAVSVNENQSATTTFSANRPVTWSISGGADAGKFTIDATGALTFVSAPDYEAPADANSDNAYVVIVSATDTNGATAAQTATVTVLDVLEGSPIITGPGGSAGASASVVSVNENQSATTTFSANRPVTWSISGGADAGKFTIDATGALTFVSAPDYEAPADANSDNAYVVTVSATDTNGATAAQTATVTVLDVLEGSPIITGPGGSAGASASVVSVDENQTAAATFNANRPVTWSISGGADAGKFTIDGATGVLSFVSTPDFEAPADADGDNAYLVRVTATDANGTAATQALTVTVLNIIDTAPVISGPSGGAGAANAATSVDENQTAVTTLSADTAVTWSITGGVDASAFAIDPATGVISFMAPPDFEGPTDADADNDYLLNATATGAGGQTSAQIVTVTVQDVLEGLPVITAPGAAPGASVASLSIKEGVTPVTTLGASRAVTWSISGGPDAGRFAIEAATGGLTFVSAPDFEAPADDDVDNVYVVVASATDAGGVAALTLNVTVLDVIDTPPVITAPDGAAAPSNTAIRVDETATTVAAFNANRRVTWSISGGPDAARFLIDASTGALAFVAVPDFEAPQDADADNVYLITVTATDDAGLSTSQAVTVTVADLNDNPPEITTSEGPLLEGAVLSVEDGSLRVVLLGADASVRWSIAGGADAARFTIDPGTGELKFIAAPDFDAPADADGDNDYTLVILATGASSGVARRGVIVRVQAVDITGPVITGPDGALGAATSEISIREGTQSLGRFLSNEPARWSLDGEADAALFAMDPTTGALSFIAAPDYENPGDLDRDNTYRLVVRATDALGNASQQTVAVRVTDVDEVSARFAAFSGQLRGEIRSYAFRSLGDMLAFNEGLVRQGSECHSTPEAGTLGRGMRADQTHQETWLDWNRTRCDQTYRLFTNAAVSVSHTDGGWSRRGLGSVRVERALKPNVTVGVGLLGSFASDELPGFIDSEISDHSLQANGYVGVRLAENLRAGAFAGIGRGWYDLQMTEAGLAVSGETRADRRLYGAMLSGDVHLAGVKLTTDAILSRAKEDLGVMDVVASADGEARDIEFALGDVDMTRLSIPVTSEFALPHREGSDWRTLFSLSPGLLCEDTSADGSVLVCGYQFGGRLNAEGRRGGLHFDYRWESVNDRNRSIFGLGYGARFGPDSTAEWGLDLTSGIAEDQVDHRAMFNLRLSR
- a CDS encoding helix-turn-helix transcriptional regulator — encoded protein: MPVRVTLDGLIVAKGLKARDLALQVGLSETQLLLFRSGKVKGIRFRTLARLCAALDRKRGELLDYLYDASDLADGGDEDL